From Zea mays cultivar B73 chromosome 3, Zm-B73-REFERENCE-NAM-5.0, whole genome shotgun sequence:
ttaaatccgggtctgACAATATATGATATGCTTACAGAGAAGAGAAACATAGTGTAACAACTAAGCATAAGTTGCAATTTTCATTGTTCAGCGAGAATTCTCAATTGCTACCAACTCCATGCCATCATCCTCTTGAATTGCCTAATCTATTTGTCAAGATGAGTTAACGTCCACTGAATAAATTTGGATCGCAAATGCCATCATTGTACACCTGCATGCTGATTGTGGTTTTTGAAAAGGCAATCATTGATGATCACAAATGGTAAGGTCAAAATATTTTGGTCCTATTTGGAAGCAATTTTATTTTTTAGTTAGAAGTGGCCAgcttcttggtttttaagaaatGGGAATCCAATTTCTATAAACCACCTCAATTTACATaaaccagtttcttaaaaactggATACTTCTAAACAGACGCTTAGAATCACGGCAATAGAACGTTATTTGCTACTTGATGAGTACTAATTTTTTTTGCAGAAATTATTGGGTGTATATGTGTCCACCCATGACCCTTTAATAGATCCCACCACTGAGCATGAGAGAAGCCAACCATAACTCCACAACATGCAGGAACAGGATGTGTGCACGATCTTTAATATTACAAGCTGCAGATATTCTCAAGCTCCAGCTTGACTAAGGTTCTCCTTTCCTGACCAACAAAGACAAAATGACGTCACTCAGCTTCATGAAGATCTAATAGCCATCCTCGTTCCTAGCGCGTGGAGCAGCGCGTTGGTCACCTCGAGTCTCACCAGGGTACGGACCACTGCCTGCTCTGTAAGCATGCCCACGCCCACGGCCGGCCTCCATACCATTGGGTCTCCCTCGGCTGCCATATGGATCAGCAGCATAGTCGTCAGGTCGACCTCTTCCGGTGAAGGAACTCTTCATAGGCCTGTTCCGTGCAGGAGAGCGGCTTCTGTCACGCAGATCATTTCCCCAGTTACCACGAGGAGATCCTGAGCGACGCCGACTCCTGTCAAGATAACCATCATATGGGCGCTCCCTCTGAACGTAGTCATCAGTGGCAGACCACTCATATTTCACACGGTCCCTTGGGTCACGCTCACCACGGAAGCCCATTCTTCCCTTAGTTGATGGATCTGTAAACCGTCCTGCACGTTCTGGAGGGGATCGACCTGCATATGCCCTGGGATCACTTGCTCCCCAACCATGAGGTGGGGATCTGTACCTGGCCATCTCTCTTGCAGGGGCTCGATCACCAGGTGGACCAACCATCCTTGGAGGCCCTCGTGGAGGGCTGGGGTAACTCCTGAAGGGAGGGCTGCGCCTAGGTTCATATGCTTCACGTGCTGAATAGCGGAACTTGTTGCAGTTGTTACAGTGAGTTCGCCGAGCAAAATTGAGATTTCCACAACTGACAAAATGCAAGACGAAAATCAGAAAACCAAGATTTAAGAGACTAATAAGCATACTTGACAGGCTAAAAAGCAACTTACTTAGGGTTCTGGCATATCCAATCACCTTCTCTTGGCGACAGATTTGGGTCATTTCGGTGAACATATTCTCCATCAATATTAATCAAATCCTTTCCATGTGGAGCACCATAACCTCTCCCATATGATCTACCTCTTCCATATGGTGGAGGACCCTCTCGGAACCTTGCACCTCCTCTACCACCCCCTTGATATCCATGAGTGTAACGTGGACTAACATCATCATCAAATTTGCTGGCTTCTGCTCTGCGTGGTGGCGAAGGGCCTGCATGCATTCCATATCCTGAAAAACAAGTATAAAAATTCCAAATAAGCACTAAAAGATAAAGCCAACTAACATTCAGCAAGAAATGCTTACACCAGTCACATGGAACTGAAACAGGCAACCACTTCATGAGAACTACTTTCAGAAGAGCTACTCTTCATATGCTGAACGAAGTTATAATTGCAAGGTCCACATTTCTGAGAAGGAAATACCATTGCCACTGCAGCTCAACTGAATAGCGGCCTTCTGGTAGTTCACGGTGTAATTAGTAGCTACGTGTCCAAAGAGTGGAGTTGATGTTGCTAAGAAAATCTTAATTCCTTTAGCCAATGTAGGATCCCACAATTCCATTTGCAAGTTAACTCAAACAAACATTTGACAGGTCAATGACATATAGACCACTGCAACAGATTCTTGATGGCATCTCAAATATTAGAATCAAGGAGGTCGCTTCAAGACCGAATACTTCTCCCTCCACATGACTGCACAAGATTAAGAAAGCACCAAGTGCCACGAAGCTAATCCCCACTGGGACCTACTTGAAGAGTTCCAACTTCCAACCTGAACTGGGAAAAGGTAAAACACCAGGAATGCTATGTTACTGTGAATGCTACAAAGTGGTGTTCCACACCAATCACCTTGGTTCTGTTTCTCGACTGTAAAAGCAACTTCAGCTTACAAGTATACCAAGTAGTAGTTGGAATGTCTCACATTGCACAGGAGACAGCTCCAATATCGATGCTATATGAACATCCTTGAGGCTTCAAATCATGAAGATGTGAATATGCCCAGCAATTCACTTGCAAATAAGCCTCTAGAACAGCTAGTTACATTCTTCTCCCAACGTCATTGTCCCAGCCTCTGAAGCATCTAACAAGTTGTTCAAAGACTGGCAAACAAAATGGCATAATCCTACGTCTAAAATATACCTGATGACTTGGCTTGTGCAGAAAACACAAATTACCAAAAAAAAACTCGAAAGGGTGGGTTGGTCATTTTCGAATTCATATTATAAATGTCTAAACCCAGTTCCATACTAA
This genomic window contains:
- the LOC100280706 gene encoding uncharacterized protein LOC100280706, translating into MRPRGRGDDVEDDEDEYEDITPPRRTPEPEADPVRSPSPSPAPAPAPPHPARAPLSSLVVRPPPQQQENGGGSSPPSSSARSLSPSTGGHRGRGASPPRRRRDFSPPPPRGWVRRRSPLPPPPERRRPGSPPPQRRRFSPPPRSHLPRHPRFHDEQEGYGMHAGPSPPRRAEASKFDDDVSPRYTHGYQGGGRGGARFREGPPPYGRGRSYGRGYGAPHGKDLINIDGEYVHRNDPNLSPREGDWICQNPNCGNLNFARRTHCNNCNKFRYSAREAYEPRRSPPFRSYPSPPRGPPRMVGPPGDRAPAREMARYRSPPHGWGASDPRAYAGRSPPERAGRFTDPSTKGRMGFRGERDPRDRVKYEWSATDDYVQRERPYDGYLDRSRRRSGSPRGNWGNDLRDRSRSPARNRPMKSSFTGRGRPDDYAADPYGSRGRPNGMEAGRGRGHAYRAGSGPYPGETRGDQRAAPRARNEDGY